From the Butyrivibrio fibrisolvens genome, one window contains:
- a CDS encoding ABC transporter permease codes for MLKYLIKRLLHGLFSIVVVIGIVMLLIYSLMDRQLIFAADSVYQNLGNNQKKQYMYRMWENYGYIDYVTYEEYIASLVASGELDSSELEKIQDLGKKAEDDSETVAEYVKKFSEYYESKGYTIVRLDAITIKKGRKYADGGQEALFAYRDKPLLTRLTGYFTGIVDIDSIHYVDDSIDIGKRGISFTLHDPAYGGEKFSPALIGNGTKYKYLLYFDNNFPYIHQNLIKISLGKSYTVNAGIDVFDTMTQSQGSYVSSEVTFPSGVVEASADDLHTATYVKGSLASSTLNQRLFVDDYTNVSTVKNGLSKIGYSFVIGLISSIIAYVLGVSLGIAMARHKDKAIDKIGTIYIVFAIAVPSLAYIFMVKAIGGSAGLPTTFDMESTSKLMYVLPIISLSIKSIADLMKWLRRYMIDQQNSDYVKFAKACGLTDNEIFRKHIFKNAVIPIIHGIPGTILTALVGAIITEKVYVVPGAGNLLVEAIAKYDNGVIVGVTLFYTALGITSVILGDILMAMFDPRISFSDKAR; via the coding sequence ATGCTAAAATATTTGATCAAACGATTATTACATGGACTGTTTTCTATAGTTGTAGTTATAGGAATAGTTATGCTGCTGATCTATTCATTAATGGATCGTCAGCTTATTTTTGCTGCTGATTCTGTATATCAGAATCTTGGTAATAACCAGAAGAAGCAGTACATGTATCGTATGTGGGAGAACTACGGTTACATTGACTATGTTACTTATGAAGAGTACATAGCTTCACTTGTTGCAAGTGGAGAACTTGATTCATCAGAACTTGAAAAGATTCAGGACCTTGGTAAAAAGGCAGAAGATGATTCTGAAACAGTTGCTGAGTATGTTAAGAAGTTTTCAGAGTATTATGAATCTAAAGGTTATACAATTGTCAGACTTGATGCTATAACCATCAAGAAAGGTAGAAAATATGCAGATGGCGGGCAGGAAGCCCTCTTTGCATACAGAGACAAGCCTCTTTTAACACGTTTAACAGGCTATTTTACAGGAATTGTTGATATTGACAGCATTCATTATGTTGATGATTCAATTGATATTGGAAAACGTGGAATAAGCTTTACACTGCATGATCCGGCATATGGCGGAGAGAAGTTCTCACCGGCACTTATCGGAAATGGTACTAAATATAAGTACTTACTTTACTTTGATAATAATTTCCCGTATATTCACCAGAACCTTATCAAGATAAGTCTTGGTAAATCATATACAGTAAATGCGGGAATTGATGTATTTGATACAATGACACAGTCACAGGGATCTTACGTATCATCAGAAGTAACTTTCCCTTCTGGTGTTGTAGAAGCTTCAGCTGATGACCTTCATACAGCTACATATGTAAAGGGATCACTTGCTTCAAGTACGCTTAACCAAAGGCTCTTTGTAGATGACTATACTAATGTATCTACAGTTAAGAACGGTCTTTCAAAAATTGGTTATTCATTTGTTATTGGTCTTATCTCAAGTATCATTGCATATGTACTTGGTGTTTCCCTTGGTATTGCTATGGCAAGACATAAGGATAAAGCTATTGATAAGATCGGAACTATTTATATAGTATTTGCTATTGCAGTTCCTTCGCTTGCTTATATCTTCATGGTTAAGGCTATTGGTGGTAGTGCAGGACTTCCTACAACATTTGATATGGAATCCACAAGTAAGCTCATGTACGTACTTCCTATCATCTCACTTTCGATTAAGAGTATTGCAGATCTTATGAAGTGGCTTAGAAGATACATGATCGATCAGCAGAACTCAGACTATGTTAAGTTTGCTAAGGCGTGTGGTCTTACAGACAATGAGATATTCAGAAAACACATTTTCAAAAATGCGGTTATTCCGATAATTCATGGAATTCCGGGAACTATCCTTACAGCACTTGTTGGTGCGATCATTACTGAGAAGGTATATGTTGTTCCCGGTGCAGGTAATCTTCTTGTAGAAGCGATTGCCAAGTATGATAACGGCGTAATTGTCGGTGTTACTTTGTTCTATACAGCACTTGGTATTACATCAGTAATACTTGGAGATATCCTTATGGCTATGTTCGATCCGAGAATCTCATTCTCAGATAAGGCTAGATAA
- a CDS encoding ATP-binding cassette domain-containing protein — MANTYEKNKTASHFPEKGPIDEKTGKEILLSIKDIDITFGKGADAVKAVQDASFDIYKGETFSLVGESGSGKTTIGRAVIRVNPLAKGEIDYKGVRISGKIPRSLDREVIRNVQMVFQDPAACLNERATVDYIVSEGLYNFHLFKDEADRVQKVEHMINEVGLLPEHLTRYPHEFSGGQRQRVGLARAMVMEPELVVADEPISALDVSIRAQVLNLMNKFKKEKGVTYLFIAHDLSIVRFISDRIGVIYKGHIVEVADSEELFNFPLHPYTRSLISAIPLPDPKLEKRKKLLTYDASQHDYSTDKPTMVDIGHNHFVYGNKKEIEEYKKIREAGVPVKSITIMTDEELANQKTTVGDATIDEDILKNTPIHDTGALWLSVLSFFLPVLGLILMFIFKKKHYARNYRKVKSGTVAGFIFIGALIVLFLLALLYALK, encoded by the coding sequence GTGGCTAATACATATGAAAAAAACAAGACAGCATCTCATTTTCCTGAAAAAGGACCTATTGATGAGAAGACAGGTAAAGAAATCCTGCTGTCCATAAAAGATATAGATATTACATTCGGCAAAGGCGCAGACGCAGTTAAAGCTGTACAGGATGCTTCCTTCGATATTTATAAAGGTGAGACATTTTCACTTGTTGGTGAGTCAGGTTCAGGTAAGACTACAATCGGCCGTGCTGTAATCAGAGTTAACCCTCTTGCTAAGGGTGAGATAGATTATAAGGGCGTACGTATCTCCGGTAAGATACCGCGTTCTCTTGACCGTGAAGTTATCAGAAATGTTCAGATGGTATTCCAGGATCCTGCTGCATGTCTTAATGAACGTGCAACAGTAGATTATATCGTATCTGAGGGTCTTTATAACTTCCATCTGTTCAAGGATGAGGCAGACAGAGTTCAGAAGGTTGAGCATATGATCAACGAGGTTGGTCTTCTTCCTGAGCATCTTACACGTTATCCTCACGAGTTCTCCGGTGGACAGAGACAGCGTGTAGGCCTTGCAAGAGCTATGGTCATGGAACCCGAACTTGTAGTAGCAGATGAGCCTATCTCTGCTCTTGACGTATCTATCAGAGCTCAGGTTCTGAATCTTATGAACAAGTTTAAGAAGGAAAAGGGTGTTACATACCTTTTCATCGCGCATGACCTTTCAATCGTAAGATTCATATCCGACCGTATCGGTGTTATTTATAAGGGACATATTGTGGAAGTTGCAGATTCCGAAGAGCTGTTCAATTTCCCTCTTCACCCATACACCAGATCACTTATATCTGCTATTCCGCTTCCTGATCCTAAGCTTGAGAAGCGCAAGAAGCTCCTTACTTATGATGCCAGTCAGCATGACTACAGCACTGATAAGCCTACAATGGTAGATATAGGACATAACCATTTCGTATATGGTAACAAGAAAGAGATAGAAGAATACAAGAAAATCCGTGAGGCAGGTGTTCCTGTAAAGTCAATCACTATTATGACTGACGAAGAGCTTGCAAATCAGAAGACAACTGTTGGAGATGCAACTATTGACGAGGATATCCTTAAGAATACACCTATTCATGATACAGGTGCTCTCTGGCTTTCAGTTCTTAGCTTCTTCCTTCCTGTACTTGGCCTTATACTGATGTTTATATTCAAGAAGAAACATTATGCACGTAATTACAGAAAAGTTAAGTCAGGTACAGTTGCAGGATTCATCTTTATCGGAGCATTGATAGTATTGTTCCTGCTGGCACTTCTGTATGCGCTTAAATAA
- a CDS encoding M3 family oligoendopeptidase: MKFSEMQYTRPDIDEVKKEYAELTKKMEEATSGEEQWEIHQKYYELSDRIMTRSVIAEIRHDVDMTDEFYEKESDFFNEVNPIIANIDVEYKKKLLHSKFRPYLEEKIGKVAFKNMELAENSVAEKILPLMQEENKLQDEYNKLLATAKIDWNGETLNLSLMNPYLNSPDPEVRKEAWKKYSAFYEDNAEALDDLYDKLVKNRTKQGEEMGYKNYLPLGYARMQRNNYGPADLKAFREQVKKDFVPFAEKLHEVRRKRLGLSKLHFEDEGVYFANGNPAPIGTPEQILEAGRKMYNELSPETAEFMNFMCDNELFDVLGRKTKKTGGYMTYLPDYKSPFIFANFNGSSSDADVITHECGHAFQGFVVRNELIREHQDITMETAETHSMAMEFFTDPWMKLFFGDRAKDYSDMHFEDSCIFIPYGTMVDEFQHIAYENPGLSPKDRNGVWRDLERQYKPHLDYSGNDYYEGGAFWQNKHHIYDCPLYYIDYCIAGTDALQYKVWMDKDYKAAWNSYLELCKLSASDFFDSMITRVGLNNPFEDGCLRNVVKQLEKTMGL, translated from the coding sequence ATGAAATTTAGTGAAATGCAGTATACAAGACCTGATATTGATGAGGTCAAAAAAGAATATGCCGAGCTTACAAAGAAGATGGAAGAAGCAACTAGCGGCGAAGAGCAGTGGGAGATCCATCAGAAATATTATGAGCTTAGCGATCGTATCATGACACGGTCAGTTATAGCTGAGATCAGACATGATGTTGATATGACAGACGAGTTCTATGAAAAAGAGAGTGACTTCTTCAATGAAGTTAATCCTATAATTGCCAATATAGATGTTGAGTACAAAAAGAAGCTCCTTCATTCTAAGTTCAGACCTTATCTTGAAGAGAAGATCGGCAAGGTTGCATTCAAGAATATGGAGCTTGCAGAGAATTCTGTAGCAGAGAAGATCCTTCCTCTTATGCAGGAAGAAAACAAGCTTCAGGATGAATATAACAAGCTCCTTGCTACTGCTAAGATTGACTGGAATGGCGAGACACTTAACCTCTCACTTATGAATCCTTATCTTAACAGTCCTGATCCTGAAGTAAGGAAAGAAGCATGGAAGAAATACTCTGCATTCTATGAAGATAATGCCGAAGCACTTGATGATCTGTATGATAAGCTTGTAAAGAACAGAACCAAGCAGGGAGAGGAGATGGGATACAAGAACTACCTTCCTCTTGGCTATGCACGTATGCAGCGCAATAACTATGGCCCTGCTGATCTTAAGGCTTTCAGAGAGCAGGTTAAGAAGGACTTCGTTCCTTTTGCAGAAAAGCTTCACGAAGTAAGAAGAAAGAGACTTGGACTTTCCAAGCTTCATTTTGAAGATGAAGGAGTATATTTTGCTAATGGTAATCCTGCACCAATAGGAACACCCGAGCAGATCCTTGAGGCAGGCCGCAAGATGTACAATGAACTCTCACCAGAAACAGCTGAGTTCATGAACTTCATGTGTGATAATGAACTTTTTGACGTACTTGGAAGAAAGACTAAGAAGACAGGTGGATACATGACATATCTTCCTGATTATAAGTCTCCATTTATCTTCGCTAACTTCAATGGATCATCATCTGATGCTGATGTGATCACACATGAATGTGGACATGCCTTCCAGGGATTTGTTGTAAGGAATGAGCTTATAAGAGAACATCAGGATATCACTATGGAGACAGCAGAGACTCACTCCATGGCTATGGAGTTCTTTACAGATCCATGGATGAAGCTCTTCTTCGGTGATCGTGCTAAAGACTATTCTGACATGCACTTTGAAGACTCCTGTATTTTCATCCCTTATGGCACTATGGTAGATGAGTTCCAGCATATAGCATATGAGAATCCGGGACTTTCTCCAAAGGATAGAAACGGAGTATGGCGTGATCTTGAGCGTCAGTACAAGCCTCACCTTGATTATAGCGGCAATGATTATTATGAAGGCGGTGCTTTCTGGCAGAACAAGCACCATATCTATGATTGCCCTCTGTACTACATTGATTATTGCATCGCCGGAACAGATGCTCTTCAGTACAAAGTATGGATGGACAAAGATTATAAGGCAGCATGGAACAGTTACTTAGAGCTTTGCAAGCTTTCTGCTTCAGACTTCTTTGACAGCATGATCACACGGGTAGGACTTAACAATCCATTTGAAGACGGCTGTCTAAGGAACGTAGTCAAGCAGCTTGAAAAGACTATGGGATTATGA
- a CDS encoding oligopeptide/dipeptide ABC transporter ATP-binding protein → MAEDKKVLLSVKDLVVKFHVRGRILTAIRGISLDIYEGESIAIVGESGSGKSVFTKTFAGMLDSNGFIDKGEIIYNDLELADTKVSYNAFAHKMIKKYQAKLDDCSGLEFGAETYKKIRALEKEKAARMDLNEEEREKIANKLDTLKYERTEIFNKRQTYNPKTEKHLIKEATQKIKDYDAQIAELKLKKEEAIRKHKAEFEADTKAKEYYSTELSKLKAQYHEEISKPVTQEQKKRNEVLAKEMYLSGGRYGYYRAYKLMGGLFEALKKAMKMGVDLDNEDQRNQVFDTVAFHVRYVDETEDTLHGVAILNIADVKEKEDWAQIRGNKIATVFQDPMTSLNPIITIGKQISSIIMKHQKCSEAEARVRALTLMKKVGIPNAESRFDDYPFEYSGGMRQRIVIAIALSCQPKILICDEPTTALDVTIQAQILQLLKDLQKEFHYTIVFITHDLGVVANIADRVAVLYAGQIVEYGTVDEVFYDPHHPYTWALLSSLPQLAKPNEELFSITGTPPSLYNDIQGDPFAPRNQYALKIDSIKEPPMFKVTDTHYAKTWLLDPRSPKVEKPKAIGNIHETLIKAFNI, encoded by the coding sequence ATGGCAGAAGATAAGAAAGTATTATTGTCAGTCAAAGACCTGGTTGTTAAGTTCCATGTTAGAGGCCGTATACTGACTGCAATAAGAGGAATTTCATTAGATATATATGAAGGCGAATCAATCGCAATCGTAGGTGAGTCCGGTTCAGGTAAGTCTGTATTTACTAAGACTTTTGCAGGCATGCTTGATAGCAATGGATTTATAGATAAGGGTGAGATCATTTATAATGACCTTGAGCTTGCTGATACCAAGGTTTCTTATAATGCATTTGCTCACAAGATGATCAAGAAATATCAGGCCAAACTTGATGATTGTTCAGGACTTGAGTTTGGAGCTGAGACTTATAAGAAGATCAGAGCTCTTGAAAAAGAAAAGGCCGCAAGAATGGACCTTAACGAAGAAGAGCGCGAGAAGATAGCTAATAAGCTTGATACTCTTAAGTATGAGCGTACAGAGATCTTCAATAAGCGTCAGACATATAATCCTAAGACTGAGAAGCATCTCATAAAGGAAGCTACTCAGAAGATCAAGGATTATGATGCTCAGATTGCTGAACTTAAGCTGAAGAAAGAAGAAGCTATCAGAAAGCATAAGGCTGAATTTGAAGCTGATACTAAAGCTAAGGAATATTACAGCACAGAACTTTCAAAGCTTAAGGCTCAGTATCATGAGGAAATCTCTAAGCCTGTTACGCAGGAGCAGAAGAAGAGAAATGAAGTCCTCGCCAAGGAGATGTATCTCTCAGGTGGACGTTATGGCTACTACAGAGCTTATAAGCTTATGGGCGGCCTTTTCGAAGCTCTTAAGAAGGCTATGAAGATGGGTGTTGATCTTGACAATGAAGATCAGCGCAATCAGGTATTTGATACAGTTGCATTCCATGTACGTTATGTTGATGAGACAGAGGATACACTTCACGGCGTAGCTATCCTTAATATTGCTGACGTTAAGGAGAAAGAAGACTGGGCACAGATCAGAGGTAATAAGATCGCTACAGTATTCCAGGATCCTATGACATCTCTTAACCCGATCATTACTATCGGTAAGCAGATATCGTCAATCATCATGAAGCACCAGAAGTGTTCAGAGGCTGAGGCTCGTGTCAGAGCTCTTACACTTATGAAGAAGGTTGGTATCCCGAATGCTGAGAGCCGTTTTGATGACTATCCGTTCGAGTATTCAGGTGGTATGAGACAGCGTATCGTAATCGCTATCGCACTTTCCTGCCAGCCCAAGATACTTATCTGTGATGAGCCTACAACAGCTCTTGATGTTACTATTCAGGCACAGATCCTGCAGCTTCTTAAAGATCTGCAGAAAGAGTTCCATTATACAATAGTATTCATCACACATGACCTTGGCGTTGTTGCTAATATAGCTGATCGTGTAGCTGTTCTCTATGCAGGACAGATTGTAGAGTATGGTACTGTAGATGAGGTATTCTATGATCCTCACCATCCGTATACATGGGCACTACTTTCATCACTTCCACAGCTGGCTAAGCCTAATGAAGAGTTGTTCTCTATCACAGGAACTCCTCCGTCACTTTATAATGATATACAGGGCGATCCATTCGCACCTCGTAACCAGTATGCTTTGAAGATTGATTCAATTAAGGAACCGCCTATGTTCAAAGTAACTGATACTCATTATGCCAAGACATGGCTTCTTGATCCTCGTTCACCTAAGGTTGAAAAGCCCAAAGCAATAGGTAACATTCATGAGACGCTGATCAAGGCATTCAATATCTAA
- the secG gene encoding preprotein translocase subunit SecG, with translation MAFAVKLLVNIIYLGVCVALVGIIISQQGKTQSLGALTGQSSSDTYWAKNKGRSAEGRLRTATIVLTVLFFALSIFLNTGIVD, from the coding sequence ATGGCATTTGCAGTTAAACTTCTTGTAAATATTATATATTTGGGTGTTTGTGTAGCTCTTGTTGGAATCATCATTTCCCAGCAGGGTAAGACACAGAGTCTTGGAGCTCTTACAGGTCAGTCCAGCTCTGATACATATTGGGCTAAGAATAAGGGACGTTCTGCAGAAGGAAGGCTTAGAACAGCTACAATCGTTCTTACAGTTCTTTTCTTCGCACTTTCTATATTCCTTAATACAGGAATCGTAGACTGA
- a CDS encoding ABC transporter permease, producing the protein MSDKFELTDDLEGMSEEELFSFDTHDKSEAEKITAPRYSYWKSVFRVFFKKKINIIMLAVLLILILFAYIYPMFSGYDKFANITDASMKHLTPSASIAKNGFSIHEILGRGGSGESTFDAVWNGARISISFAFSCAIINMTLGVIIGAIWGFSKKFDLIMTEVYNIVGNVPLTLVVSVLVLVMSSSFGTMVFAMTVTGWLFIAYFFRTQVIIIRDREYNLASRCLGTSIFKIAIRNILPFMTSIIVTLAAAEIPSYISYEVFLSYIGMGMADMSLGKLIYQYESSMAISGWQFEFWSPVIVVSIITVVLYVVGQNLGDASDPRTHM; encoded by the coding sequence ATGTCTGATAAATTTGAATTAACAGATGATTTGGAAGGCATGTCTGAAGAAGAGCTGTTTTCTTTTGATACGCATGATAAATCAGAAGCAGAGAAGATCACAGCACCTAGATATTCTTATTGGAAATCAGTGTTTCGTGTATTCTTTAAAAAGAAGATCAATATTATAATGCTTGCAGTATTACTTATTCTTATACTGTTTGCTTATATCTATCCTATGTTTTCAGGATATGATAAGTTTGCAAATATTACAGATGCTTCAATGAAGCATCTTACACCATCAGCATCTATTGCCAAGAACGGATTTAGTATTCATGAGATACTTGGCCGTGGTGGTTCAGGTGAATCTACTTTTGATGCTGTATGGAACGGCGCAAGAATTTCTATTTCATTCGCCTTCTCATGTGCGATCATTAATATGACACTTGGTGTTATCATTGGTGCTATTTGGGGATTCTCCAAGAAATTTGATCTGATCATGACAGAGGTTTATAACATTGTTGGTAATGTGCCACTTACATTGGTAGTATCAGTACTTGTACTTGTAATGTCATCAAGTTTCGGAACTATGGTTTTTGCCATGACAGTAACCGGATGGCTCTTTATAGCCTACTTTTTCAGAACGCAGGTTATCATCATCCGTGACAGAGAGTACAATCTTGCATCACGTTGTCTTGGAACATCAATCTTTAAGATTGCTATCAGGAACATCCTGCCTTTCATGACATCTATCATCGTAACACTTGCTGCAGCTGAGATACCTTCATATATCTCTTACGAGGTATTCCTTTCATACATCGGAATGGGTATGGCTGATATGTCACTTGGTAAGCTTATATACCAGTATGAAAGCTCAATGGCTATTTCAGGATGGCAGTTCGAATTCTGGAGCCCGGTAATAGTAGTATCGATCATCACAGTTGTGCTCTATGTAGTAGGACAGAATCTTGGTGATGCTTCAGATCCTAGAACACATATGTAA